The following coding sequences are from one Mycobacteriales bacterium window:
- a CDS encoding DUF58 domain-containing protein, translating to MLDRVRLLPRPTRSTSLILLLAALLELLGRLIHSTGVTLAAAAGVGAVIGDWLLTPGAALDSVERHTPARMAVGVETTVQLSVTSRGARIGGRRPVVLIDHAPGLDVGRFVTPALRAGERAVGQRTAMPLRRGCWADGGRVDLEAYSPLGGWVRRSRVRLPETGWVHPAPAPPLRLPDPTSGELYGRGGSSRSGGGVDFYGIREWRAGDARSAIHWRASARRNELVVMERERPGHPTLLVVVAPLGAGDGPESLLARVAATALHALRDGRSVVLLADGPAVTVSRPTDALDWFAAVDPVRPVTTEQLRAGLQAAGGGAIVLWLGAASPEALGIAARGGGAGAVVSAAELATQARR from the coding sequence GTGCTGGACCGGGTCCGGCTGCTCCCGCGTCCGACCCGCAGCACGTCGCTGATCCTGCTGCTCGCAGCGTTGCTGGAGCTGCTCGGCCGGTTGATCCACTCGACCGGAGTCACGCTCGCGGCGGCTGCCGGTGTCGGTGCGGTGATCGGTGACTGGCTGCTGACGCCCGGGGCGGCCCTGGACAGCGTCGAGCGTCACACGCCCGCCCGGATGGCGGTCGGCGTGGAGACGACCGTCCAGCTCAGTGTCACCTCGCGCGGCGCCCGGATCGGCGGCCGCCGCCCGGTGGTGCTGATCGACCACGCGCCGGGTCTGGACGTGGGCCGGTTCGTCACGCCGGCGCTGCGGGCCGGCGAGCGGGCAGTCGGCCAGCGCACCGCGATGCCGTTGCGAAGGGGGTGTTGGGCCGACGGCGGGCGGGTGGACCTCGAGGCCTACTCGCCGCTGGGGGGTTGGGTACGCCGGTCCCGGGTCCGGCTGCCCGAGACCGGCTGGGTGCATCCGGCTCCTGCCCCACCGCTGCGGCTTCCTGACCCGACGTCCGGCGAGCTCTACGGCCGCGGCGGCTCCTCGCGAAGTGGCGGCGGGGTCGACTTCTACGGCATCCGCGAGTGGCGCGCGGGGGATGCCCGGTCGGCGATCCACTGGCGTGCGTCGGCTCGTCGTAACGAGCTGGTCGTGATGGAGCGAGAACGCCCCGGACATCCGACGCTGCTCGTCGTGGTGGCGCCGCTCGGCGCCGGTGACGGGCCGGAGAGCCTGCTCGCCCGGGTTGCCGCGACCGCCTTGCACGCGTTGCGCGACGGCCGCAGTGTGGTGCTGCTCGCGGACGGGCCGGCGGTCACCGTCTCACGGCCGACCGACGCGCTCGACTGGTTCGCCGCCGTTGATCCGGTCAGGCCGGTGACCACGGAGCAGCTGCGGGCCGGGCTGCAGGCCGCGGGCGGGGGCGCGATCGTGCTGTGGCTGGGGGCCGCCTCACCAGAGGCGCTGGGGATCGCGGCCCGTGGTGGTGGCGCCGGTGCGGTCGTGTCGGCTGCCGAGCTCGCGACGCAGGCGCGACGATGA